Proteins from one Fragaria vesca subsp. vesca linkage group LG6, FraVesHawaii_1.0, whole genome shotgun sequence genomic window:
- the LOC101305785 gene encoding uncharacterized protein LOC101305785 yields the protein MPSESIRELVHQFYLPEKLSCRPLKDKDSIVCPANGTLIFLSQLRAGLELPLSPEVHYAIAELGIAIGQICPITLKIIHLVFLIWKVVGLVVPSRVEILYFFALKYSQRDHCHGTVYLTPRSVGHYRLFDIPDFGSSLCSGAFVAVSVWEKDAGCVSQYHLGLEVSRTFCAAKLGCVTHDMPPRSFYFDEGRGKVKRAKVAPQKVLESAAREIVSNSQCAQQFTHEVP from the exons ATGCCCAGCGAATCAATTCGGGAGCTTGTTCATCAGTTTTATCTTCCTGAAAAGCTATCGTGTCGTCCTTTGAAGGATAAGGATTCAATTGTTTGTCCGGCCAATGGTACCTTAATTTTTCTGTCTCAACTCCGTGCGGGCTTAGAACTTCCTCTGTCTCCTGAGGTTCACTATGCCATAGCAGAGCTAGGGATAGCCATTGGTCAAATATGCCCTATCACGTTGAAGATAATTCATTTGGTTTTCTTGATTTGGAAGGTAGTGGGTTTAGTTGTCCCTTCTCGTGTGGAAATTCTCTACTTCTTTGCTCTCAAATATTCTCAGAGGGACCATTGTCATGGGACTGTTTATTTGACCCCGCGGAGCGTTGGCCATTATAGGTTGTTCGACATTCCTGACTTTGGTTCATCATTGTGCTCGGGTGCCTTTGTCGCAGTGTCTGTTTGGGAAAAGGATGCGGGCTGTGTTTCCCAATATCACCTAGGTCTTGAGGTGTCACGTACTTTTTGTGCTGCAA AGTTAGGCTGTGTCACGCATGACATGCCCCCAAGATCATTCTATTTTGACGAAGGCAGAGGAAAAGTGAAAAGGGCCAAGGTTGCGCCTCAGAAGGTGCTTGAATCTGCTGCGAGAGAAATCGTTTCTAACAGTCAATGTGCTCAACAGTTCACACATGAAGTTCCCTAG